CACCAGACCCAAACACCGCCGCATCGTCGCCGATGCCTTTGAGGGTAGAACTGTTCTTATTCGTGAATTTCGAACTGATTTGATCTATCAATCCAAACTCTCCTATTTTTCCTATTTCCGTTCTCTTTGGTTGCTCCGACATTATTCTTTTATTTCCTGACACAGTTCTACTAATACCCCATTACTAGATTTTGGGTGGAGAAAACATACCAATTTGTTGTCCGCTCCTTTTTTTGGTTCTTTATTGATCAACTGAAAACCTTCGCCTTCTAATCGCTTCATTTCGGCATAAATGTCCTCTACCTCAAAGGCCAAATGATGGATACCTTCACCCTTTTTAGCAATAAACTTGGCGATAGCGCTATCTTCATCAGTGGCTTCCAACAATTCAACCTTGGACTCGCCCACTTTAAAAAATGAAGTGGAAACATTTTCTGAAGCTACCGTCTCCACTTTATAGCTTGGCTGACCAAAAATTTGTTCAAAAAGCTGATCCGAATCCTTCAGGTTCTTCACCGCGATACCAATGTGTTCTAGTTTCATTTGGGGATTAATTATTCAAAACGATTCTAAATAAATCGTTAGATTTGCAAAAAAAGTGAAACTTTTCTGCACGACGAAGGGTTTTCTACTTTTAAAAGTTAGACATTCAATCAGGTATTCAAAATACCATTAGATATAAAGAAAATATGTTGACCGTATCAGAAAAAGCGCAAAACAGAATTGTAGAATTAAAGAAGGCTGAAGGCCATACCGACCAGCACAACCTTAGGGTCTCTGTGAAAGGCGGTGGATGCTCGGGCTTGATGTATGATCTATCGTTCGATGATCAAATCACAGAAAAAGACGACGTGTTCGAAGGCGCCAATGGTGTGAAAGTGATCGTGGATAAGAAAAGCCTTTTCTATCTGCTAGACACTACCCTGGACTTCTCCGATGGCCTCAATGGCAAAGGTTTTCAATTCGTAAACCCGAACGCCACTAGAACCTGTGGTTGTGGCGAGAGCTTCGCAGTTTAAACTTCTTCAACTAAAATATTTGATAGCCGTGGATGGTCTCCTCGGCTATTTTTTTGTCCCTACTTTCGCTAGATCGCAACTGTATTGCGATTTTTCTTATCGGGCATTTGAAATGCTAAACAAGGTTTCAGTTATATAACATATATGCGACCGAGCGGAAAATCACGCATATTTTTTTGATAGTCATTTCGTAAGGAATTCGACGATAGTCGGATGACTGAAGAAATCTTCTCAGTTTATTGCAGCCACCACCAAATAACTTTCAGCCCTCATCCTCAAATGAGGAGATCCCTTCGTTGCTCTACGGGATGACTTTCAGTTAGCAAAGAGTCTGTTTCAAGCCTTAGAGAGTCCACCCCAGGTCGTAGCATCCGCTAGGACCCAAAATCAAATAGAGCGTCCGCCCGGTCAAGATCAAAATGGAATTCTTCTTTTAATATTTCAATCGGACGGACGCCCTTTCCCAAGACAAGCCCTAGGATCGCTTCGCTTAACCTACGAGTAGTGGGGGTATAAAATCAAGTCTCCAGACTTGATTACAACATCCTTCGCTAAGACTTAAAAGAGCTGGTGAAGAAATACGATCGAGCAAAACCGAACTCACTCCATTTCTGCTGTTTTCACTAGATCATTGCAACCATAATCTAATCTATACTGTTTTTGTTCGCCATTACTCACAACCATAATATTTAAGGTACCTTGTTTTTTCATAATTCGATCTCCAACATTCAATTCGAAAAACATGCCTGAACGCTCTATTAAGAATAAATCACTCCTAATAATTTCCTCCCCTTCATTATACTCAACAATTCTATGCAAATGATTGATAGAATCAACGTAAACATCTGACAATACAACATCAAATTTTCTACCAATAATTTCTTCCGTAAATTCACACTTTTTCTCTCTGTGTGAATTCAAGCCACAACTTTCTAAAACAGCAATCAAAACAATCAATTTAAAATATAAACCTTTCATGCATGAGTGGTTTAAAACACAAATAATTTCATAGCTCCTTCATTTTTTTATCTCCGGAAAGCTATCATTCCCAATCAACCCGACAGATTCAAAGCGATTGTCGTCGGCTCGATTTTCTAAGTTTAAGACACCTCGAGGACAAACGGCTGAGCAAACTCCACACCCCACACAAGAGGAACGGATGATATTTTCTCCGCGTTGGGCATACCAGCGCACGTCGATGCCCATTTCACAATACGTGGAGCAATTGCCACAAGAGATACATTGTCCACCGTTGGTAGTAATTCGAAATCTGGACTTGAATCGCTGCACCAGTCCAAGGTAGGCCGCCAATGGGCACCCAAATCTGCACCAAACCCGATTCCCCATCAAAGGATAAAAACCAGTACCTACCACGCCGGCAAAACCAGCGCCTATCCATCCTCCATAAATAGAACGGAGTTTGTATGAGCTCACCCCAATTATTTCACTCTCTCCCGTCCAATAGGTGTACAAAACACCAATCGTCATGATAATAGCAAAAACCAGCACAGCATGAATAGAAACACGTTCAAACTTCCAAGCGTTTAAAGATTTGTCTGACAACTGACGGAAAGGGTCTCCGGCAGTCTCAGCCAATCCACCACAACCACACACCCAGGAGCAATACCAGCGCTTACCAAAGAAATACACCATCACAGGCACGCCGATCAACGTCAAGCCAATGCCCCACCCCAACATAAACAAACCAATGCCGCCATGATTGATGAGTGTATTCAACTCATTATCAAAGAAAAAATCATAATCCAGCGGCCAGATGTTTTTGAAATCGAAATACGGTTGATTGAGGCGAATCAATATTTCTGGAATCAGAAAAGCAAAAGCCAATTGAAAAAACATCACCGAAGTAGTACGCCAAAGCTGGTACTTGCTATGTCGGTACTTGATCATCATACGCACACCCATCACTATAATGGCGAGCGTATAAATAAAACCATAAAGAAAAAATCGTCCAGCATCCGATCCTTTGAGCCACTGACTCACCGGGTCTACCATTAATATCCAACTGGTCATGTATTCTGGGTAGAAATACAAAACGATATAAAAAAGGATCAAGAAGGTGCCGAGCAGTATACCAATCCAACCTATGTTTTTAGCTTGGCTATGAAAGGTACCATCATTCTTAATACCAGGAGGTCCAAGTATTTTCTTGTTGGGCAGAATGTAAAGCAAGGCACCCAGAATCATCAATGAATAGATCAGAGAAAA
The sequence above is drawn from the Reichenbachiella sp. genome and encodes:
- the mce gene encoding methylmalonyl-CoA epimerase, encoding MKLEHIGIAVKNLKDSDQLFEQIFGQPSYKVETVASENVSTSFFKVGESKVELLEATDEDSAIAKFIAKKGEGIHHLAFEVEDIYAEMKRLEGEGFQLINKEPKKGADNKLVCFLHPKSSNGVLVELCQEIKE
- a CDS encoding 4Fe-4S binding protein, which produces MNYKLIQNIGLIVFLIGFGLFLGAFVSENYKLTEQIVDEQISDSAKSELFKSFGQNEIGVIHSNAFSFNSAVDEVFNEVNTNQLKRFGISDQRIDQIVKSNSDGAFTMDKALQAFRTKDAVTGFQWEAFQSFGGWLDGRTFSSEEELRNSLQVVQENISKYGVINQKGFNAYEIKDLKYALTKASSVGWISQNKGLSFSLIYSLMILGALLYILPNKKILGPPGIKNDGTFHSQAKNIGWIGILLGTFLILFYIVLYFYPEYMTSWILMVDPVSQWLKGSDAGRFFLYGFIYTLAIIVMGVRMMIKYRHSKYQLWRTTSVMFFQLAFAFLIPEILIRLNQPYFDFKNIWPLDYDFFFDNELNTLINHGGIGLFMLGWGIGLTLIGVPVMVYFFGKRWYCSWVCGCGGLAETAGDPFRQLSDKSLNAWKFERVSIHAVLVFAIIMTIGVLYTYWTGESEIIGVSSYKLRSIYGGWIGAGFAGVVGTGFYPLMGNRVWCRFGCPLAAYLGLVQRFKSRFRITTNGGQCISCGNCSTYCEMGIDVRWYAQRGENIIRSSCVGCGVCSAVCPRGVLNLENRADDNRFESVGLIGNDSFPEIKK
- a CDS encoding iron-sulfur cluster assembly accessory protein encodes the protein MLTVSEKAQNRIVELKKAEGHTDQHNLRVSVKGGGCSGLMYDLSFDDQITEKDDVFEGANGVKVIVDKKSLFYLLDTTLDFSDGLNGKGFQFVNPNATRTCGCGESFAV